The Ziziphus jujuba cultivar Dongzao chromosome 3, ASM3175591v1 region taaaactagaaaactaatatgcaaaaatgAATCCTGAATGGTAGCCCATTAAATTACCTGTTATTATGTAAGAGCATCCCGAAgggattttctaaaaataaagacTTGCATCCTCAAGAGATTCTCTAAAAATAAAGAGTATTTTTTGTCAAATAGAAagcattttttatgtttaaaaagttaagatttaaaatatccTCCAACAACACTCTttacttttattctttatttttattttttcaataaacatttattgttatgttttttttacttttttttaaattttttaccaGAATTCTTCCTtggttattttgttatttccctcaatttttcttcatagaaCCAACTAAGTCTTTTTCCAATTTTCCCAGGCCCGtttgcttccttttttttttttttttttttttttttgggggataaaGGTCAAGTTCATTtgctttgttattttatatctttCTCAAACTTGGCTTTTATTAAACTACTCAAATCGATGCCATTTCTTCTTTCAATTTAACATCAGATCCATTTGCTTGTTTTTATGGCAAAGGTCAAGtcatttgcttcttttttttttttttttttatatggggTAAAGATCAAGTTCatttgctttattattttatatctttctCAAACTTGGCTTTTATTAAACTACTCAAATCGATGCTTTTATTAAAGGTCATGTTCATTTGCTTTTATATCTTTTTCTAAAATCCATGtgttttagaagaaaaaaaaatattagaacccATGTGCAGTGGATAAATTTATAACCATTGGGATGAGAAGAATTTTCAAATATGTTCAACTGAGTAGTTAAGGCAAcgggaagaaaaaataaatagcaagtaaaatatattataatagttTTAGAATTTGATCACCATTAAATAATAAAGAGTATTTTTGACTCTCCAATTAACTCGGAATccaattttcataataataattgaacaaGCAggagatattgtttgctttctAGGTTCTACAATTTTTGTCTTACTACCACATATAAAagttttcccccttttttaGTTGTTCAAATTACAATACATTAAGTATTCTACaagaaatgtaaaaaaaaaataataataataacaataataaatctaAATCTCCTGCATATATACGCAAGTTGcaagaaacaaatataatgGAATGACATTAAacgacaaataaataaaactcaaaaaccaaggaaagaaaaaatcgaacatatatttgaaattaatttattgccaAAAAGTACAAAAGGCCAAAAGCTAAAACAGAGGAAAAACAGAGgggcacttgaaatattatatgGAGAAACAGAGTTTCTTACCTGTGGCATGGTTGTGTATTACTGTAACTCCCACCAATTAAGCAAGCATCGTTCTTCAACCTGTCAGTATTTTACTCCATTTTTCTTCTCCAATCCTTGTAATAAACAGAGTAACTTTTCTACTTGAAAGCATAATATGTACCAACCATATGCCAAATACCATTCTacatccataaccaatccagaCAATCTTCCAGTCAATGTGTATTTGCTTAAAATCACCTTGGTGTTGGAAGTTTGTGGGCGATGATTGCTTTGTCTCATTATTGCTACACATTTCAGACAATGGAAATCCACATAACCCCAAGTATTCACCATATGAATTGTTCCCAAATGTGTCGAATTTTTTGCCGCGAGGTATAGGTCCAACCAATCTAGTTTTCTAGAGGTTTAACACCTAAAGAGATATCATATTTGTCAACTGTTGAGGAATATCATCGACAAGCTCATTCAAAGAAAGGTCTAACCATTCAAGGTTGCTCAAATTTCCCAATAATGGTGGGAATAGGACCAGTCAACTTATTATGAAAAAGTTGAGCCCTTTAAGTGCCTTTAGCTTCCCAATCAACTCTGGAATCTTTCCCTCAAATTTGTTGTTTGACAAATCAATGCCTGTGAAAATGGTTAGTATCTTTTCCATTTCAATAGTGATGCCTTTCGTTGCCACGATTACAGAgtctttataataatttcttccCATGTATTTCAATTGGTCTGCATCTGCATCAATCATGGCTATTAAATGCTTGAAATATTTCGTTGGCAAATTTCCACTGATCTCATTATCGGAAAGGTCCATGATTCGCAACTTTTGGAAATGAATTGGACTTTTAGGACTGTCAATGGAAAATCTATTAGATTTCAACATAAAAACTTGTAGCATTGGAAGAGATTTCAACCAGTGTGGAAATCTGTCAATTATCTTATTATTTCCAACATCCAAGACTTCCAACTTCTTACAATTGAGCAAAGATGCCGGCAATAATCCTTCAAGTTGATTTCCATTAAGGTTCAGATCCCTCAAGGAATTTCCCTTGGTGAATGTAAGAGGAATTGTGCCATGCAAATTATTCATACCCAGATTCAAAACTGATAAACTGGAGCTAAAATTTCCAACACATGGATGAATCTTCCCGTTGAGAGaattactaaataaatcaagGACTTCTAGGGAACCGAGTTTACAAATTGAAGATGGTATCTCTCCGTTCAATTGATTGTTTGAGATTGAAAAGAATGCCAGATTTGTTCAAGTTCGAAAACTCATACAACCCTGCATCGCCGCAGAATTCATTTgaggaaagatcaaggaaattAAGGTTCACCTGCTAAAAAACAGATCTTGGAACGGATCCACTGAATTTGTTTTTACTCAAAATAAGTTGCTCCAAGGAAAGGGACTCAAATTCATGAATGTAACCAGTGAATTGATTCTTTTGAaggaataaatatttcaaaaatggtAAGGAAAACAGCCAACCAGGTATTGTCCCATTGAGAAAGTTATCATTTAAGTACAGAAATTCCTATTGCAATGGAAGAGAGTTGGCTGTTAAACTATATGACGAGTAATTAGAAGAGAAAGACACATGGGTTGAGTTGTAACTATAAATTTCAGGAAGCTGGCCAATAAAATTGTTGCCGGACAAATCTAAATAATCTAGTCCCTTTATATGAAACAGAGATGCCCATGGAATTTGACCACCTAAATTGTTAGATGAGAGATCTAACCATGTGATTTTTGTGAGGTTAGGAAACAAATTGGGATTCCATCCTTGGATTTTACTCCTACTGAGATTCAAATATTCCAAAGacatgaaattttgaattagaGAAGGTAAATCTATTGGGAGTTCAGTACTAGAAAGACTCAAGAACTTGAGTGGACTACTCCAATTAGACATTAGACATAGGCAAGAAACCAGTAAGATTCTGGCTGGAATCTAAATGCAAGTGAGAGATATAATCTTGTAAGTTCCCCTGAAGCCTGCAATCTTTGAGAGTAAGATATCCCAAAGAAGAAGACAAATTCATCCAAGAAATAGGTTCCACAGCAGACATGTCAACTTCATCCATATAAAATTCTTCGAGATTGGTAAGGTTTGCAACAATTCTTTTGAAGGTAAAAGTGTCTACTCTCAACTCATGATAATTATATGAAAGATCAAGGGCGACCAATTTGGATAGATTTGAGATTTCTAATGGTACATGCCCTGAAAAATTAGAATACTGAAAATTAAGGAGCAGCAAATAGGTAAACTTACCGAATTCCGTTGGAATTGTTGAGCCTCTAAAATCATTGAATGAGAGGTCTAATTTTTGTAGATGATGACGGAAGAAAAGACTGCTGTTTGAATGAAAATTTCCCTGAAGCCTGCCACAGGAAAGATTGAGACCGATCACATGACCTGTCATCTCATCATATGTGACTCCGCTCCATGCACAACAATCTGCTGTGCCATTCGGCCGAGTGACTGTTTGAGGAGTTATACTAGTATCGCATATACAGGTAACTTTGATGGAAAATGAATTCTTCATTGGGATGGCACAATGGTGGaagagaaggaggaggaggaggataaATATGAAACAAGGAAATCGAAAAAGTTGATGAAATGAGAAATGGAGATAGAAGATAAAGAAAGAGGAGCAACAACCATGAAATCCAACCCATGTTGAGAAAAATAATCGTATCCTAAAGTTTGCTCTTAGTACTGGCTTTTACGTAACGCACTAGCTAGTTATTGCAATATTTTATAAGGATTTGAAATCGGTCTGTATGGTTTGTCCATCACATAGAAATGCATAGGATGATGTCATTAATGATATGCAAAGCCAATTACTTAATTGGATATTATTTGGTAATATGGTTTGTaacggcccagtccacccgcatttCGGTGACGTgcgaaatttcgaggacgaaattcttataaggggggaggattgtaacatcccacatcagttggaaaggggaacgaagcatggcttataagcgtgtggatacctttcccttcaagaggtcttttaaaaccgtgcggactgggcccaaagcagacattatcttgatgcgggtggactggaccGTTACATGGTTGGTTTTCAGTTTGGGCAAATTATCGTCAGGGGCAAAAACAATTCCTGCCATGGACATTAACGTCAATTTGATTACAATTCCAATTTATCCTTATGATTAAAAGGTtagattttaatgtattttatacaattttttgtttctctatcatatttatttttcccttataGGATTTCtagtcaaaatttttaatatctacttactttttattttatgcataatcacctttttttttcccccttaaagcataatatatttaatgaacAAATGTTCCATAAAATaacaagaaatataaaaactaaaccAAAACATACGAAAATAATTGAGAAAAAATTACAGCCACAAATGTATCaggtaattacatttttattagttatttatggtaatcatcattaaaaataaattgagaaataTGATAAACCATATACCATactatatttatgagaattatCACATAAACtaagaaataaatagaaatagcaATGTGTtctaatctaaaaaataataattataattttgatttttttaattagatagagtataaatataaaaaaaatagatacagtatatattatgcatagattaaaaatgaaaatgtaatGCAAATACATATTATGTTGTTggttaaaagaaattttttcttccaagtaaatattaaatttttacttcaGAATTTATAATCACTTTAGAGTTTCTTTTACTTCACTTCATGGATTGTTTTTCAcgcatattttatcaaattaattacgAAATACATATACAACAGGAATTGAACAACATgaaaatttggtaaataaaaaatgggcattgataataatatatatagccGTTGTGAAAGAAATGTTTTCGTAGCAATAATGTGAAACCTCTACCAATTTTCAAGTCTAGGAAAACGGGTGGTACAACCTCTAACAAAAAGGATTTAAAACTAATCATTACCTTGATGTATCCGAGAAATTACTTCAGGCAAAAACTTGTGTTAGTTACGACCAGGAACTGCTCTAAACAttgtttgagaaataaaaaattcttgagccaaataaaattgtttacacatttttcacaatattggatatttataatttttcttccttcattttagaaaaacagTGTCTCATAGGATATATGAAATGGaaaagaatattaaatattCTAACACATTCCAgagtaagaaaaaattattgtacaCTTTATGTGCACATATTCATTTACTAGTACCATGAAACTGAGTCCATTTCTTACAAAAAGCATATTATACATGCATCCAATCCGATTTAGggtattgacccaaaaaaaaaaaaaaggaaacagatAACGGAAgacagaaaacaaaatataaagcgTCAGAGCTAAAATATATTGCCTAGGAGTACATGAGgctaaattttaataacaaatggGAGAAATAAGCACTTATTGAAACCTTGCAAAAACAAATTTCTAATCTTCTTTCAATGCTCAAGCAAGCATTGTCCTCAATCTTATAGCATTTTGCTCAATCGTTCTTCTCCAATCCTTGTTAGGAACAGAGCAACTTTCTCATTTGAAAGCACAATATATCCCCGTGATATTCCAATTACTATTCCACATCCAAAACCCGTAAAAACAATCTTCCACCCAAAGCCATATTTGCTCAGAATCATCTTCTTGTTGGAGGTTTGTTGTCGAAGATTGTTGAATTGCTTGCCACGAGGTATTGTTCCAAACATTCTATTGTTTGAGAGGTTTAACACTTCAAGAGAAATCATGTTTGTCAATTGTTGAGGAATCTCTCCAATCAAATCTTCCAATGTTGATGGGATAGGATCAGTTAATTTATTATGAGAAAAGTTGATCCCTTTAAGAGATTGTGTCTTTCTAATATTTCAGCCTAGGTTAATCTTGACTGCTGTTAAAGCCTTTTGTATTTCTGTTCTCATTAATGACTTGAAGAAAAAATTGCCATGATATCCCttatcatcttcatcaatcATACTTAATCATCTAAAATCATGCACAATatcagaccaaaaaaaaaaaaaatagcatgtTGGCCCTAcacaatatttattgaatatccATTTATAAGTGGTTtgtgttagaaattttatggatttaaatatacataataaattccatagatcataaattactaacctccaaacgcagccattgataaattagatctttaatcctgcaaaatagaaacaatgtaaagtagtgcctatggacacactactctcaaaccactctcagatttctgaaaaccctaatctccaaataTTGTATGGTATATTATTatctgcttgccctagaccctttttatagtctctgcaagtcagacttttccattaattttgacacacataaaataataataatttgataatataattatactaggaaaaatatggataagtcaatgggcttataaagagagttggtcctccagtccaatgggacaactggagtcttatagagagtgtgtgaccaagggccctactacaaaataataaaataagccagtcccattaatggcataaataggccctgtaagtgagtaattaattatgccaagtccacaaatattaatttaattcaacattctcccacttggactgcataatcatcatcatataaaatccaaactcacttactatagaatgttgaagtgtggcaattttgccacttgatggtgcatgtcaccggctagcttgcacaccttggtatcaaatcctttccttttatgagtttatatttttttttttgtatgttttaatttatgcaaggtatattttaataatgttttgtgactaagttatgtatgcaaaagtataggcaaaattatgcacaaaagagtaggaatgttatgcttgaaatgcctatggtgctggattcataatttccagcaacatagttctactatttatcttatatctcaggttgcaaatggagttttgggctgaaattttgagggatgtctatagacatatatagaagactatggttcaaatttcaggtccaaatgacatgggaaagtccattttctattccaaacagattgctgtatctgatgggcccagtatgcagagtatgggccagttttggagctgtttggcccatgatccggttccagaactttcctagctagacctggcaatttggatcatgacacggcgacacgactcaaaaacgacacggaataaatgggtttgggtttattataaatgggttcgggtcataatcgggtcaacccgtttaacacgattattaatcgtgtcattttcgggttgacctg contains the following coding sequences:
- the LOC125423281 gene encoding receptor-like protein 20, with product MNNLHGTIPLTFTKGNSLRDLNLNGNQLEGLLPASLLNCKKLEVLDVGNNKIIDRFPHWLKSLPMLQVFMLKSNRFSIDSPKSPIHFQKLRIMDLSDNEISGNLPTKYFKHLIAMIDADADQLKYMGRNYYKDSVIVATKGITIEMEKILTIFTGIDLSNNKFEGKIPELIGKLKALKGLNFFIIS